From the genome of Lotus japonicus ecotype B-129 chromosome 6, LjGifu_v1.2, one region includes:
- the LOC130725534 gene encoding pectinesterase/pectinesterase inhibitor PPE8B-like translates to MSTTRSTPTLIFFFFFLALCYNPSYCAAQTSNFIHTARTVRHVLNDVTNVLRDELSTMGSVDNSRLSNAISTCLELLDLSTDEIGRCMSAFEGFEGKHEGTGNLSSDLRTWLSAIVADTHTCMEGFEGTDNGRVKDLISPKVDQVNSLVHELFTLVHHVSHQSNSQGQGELPPWVDPRDLQSNVDLPDAIVAADGSGEFKSIMDAVRAAPDFSSRRYVIYIKRGVYNEIVSKGKNKWNLKMVGDGMDLTVISGSLSYHQNLTTYYTATLGVDGRGFIAQRISFRNTAGPEYHQVVALRSAADLSVFDECEIFGYEDSLYAYSQRQFYRYCYIRGTVDFIFGHASAVFQSCNLLVKKGLPMQKNTITAQDRTSSSLASAFSFQFCKISADLDLLPFVGSISTYLGRPWKQYSRVAFMQSYMSDVVSPEGWLEWSGTLYLDTLYYAEYNNYGPGARLDRRVKWAGFHVITDSSQASEFTVSELIMGEQWLPSTGVAFVPGLGN, encoded by the exons ATGTCAACCACCCGGTCCACCCCcacactcatcttcttcttcttcttcctggcCCTATGCTATAACCCCTCATATTGTGCTGCACAAACATCAAACTTCATCCACACTGCAAGAACAGTACGTCATGTTCTCAACGATGTCACCAACGTACTACGGGATGAGCTGAGCACCATGGGCAGCGTTGACAACTCTCGGTTGTCCAACGCCATATCGACGTGTTTGGAGCTGCTGGATTTGTCAACAGACGAGATCGGTCGGTGCATGTCAGCATTTGAGGGCTTCGAAG GCAAGCATGAGGGTACTGGAAATTTGAGTTCAGATTTGAGGACATGGCTGAGTGCTATAGTTGCTGATACACATACATGCATGGAGGGTTTTGAAGGCACCGACAATGGTCGTGTGAAGGATCTGATATCCCCCAAAGTTGACCAAGTGAACTCGCTAGTTCATGAGCTTTTCACCCTTGTGCATCATGTTTCACATCAGTCCAACAGCCAAGGCCAGGGTGAACTTCCTCCGTGGGTTGATCCTAGGGACTTGCAGTCCAATGTAGATCTTCCTGATGCTATAGTTGCTGCTGATGGGAGTGGAGAGTTCAAAAGCATCATGGATGCAGTGCGTGCAGCTCCAGACTTTAGCAGCAGACGTTATGTCATCTACATAAAAAGAGGAGTTTACAATGAGATAGTTAGCAAAGGGAAGAACAAGTGGAACTTGAAAATGGTAGGAGATGGTATGGATCTCACTGTCATCTCTGGAAGTTTGAGCTACCATCAGAATTTGACCACATACTACACAGCTACCTTGG GTGTCGATGGAAGAGGGTTTATAGCACAGCGCATATCCTTCAGGAACACCGCAGGGCCTGAATATCATCAAGTTGTCGCTTTGAGATCAGCAGCTGATCTTTCGGTCTTTGACGAATGTGAGATTTTCGGTTACGAAGACAGTTTGTATGCTTATTCACAGCGACAGTTCTACAGATATTGCTACATCAGGGGCACGGTGGACTTCATATTTGGACACGCCTCTGCGGTTTTCCAATCCTGCAATTTATTGGTCAAGAAAGGATTGCCAATGCAAAAGAACACTATCACAGCCCAAGATAGAACAAGCTCAAGCCTAGCATCTGCGTTCTCCTTCCAGTTCTGCAAAATATCAGCAGATCTCGACCTTCTACCCTTCGTTGGCTCCATATCGACATACCTTGGAAGACCATGGAAGCAATATTCTAGAGTTGCTTTCATGCAATCCTACATGAGTGATGTGGTGAGCCCTGAAGGATGGTTGGAGTGGAGTGGTACATTGTATTTAGACACATTGTACTATGCTGAGTACAATAACTATGGACCAGGAGCTAGGCTAGATAGACGGGTTAAATGGGCAGGCTTTCATGTGATTACTGACTCTAGCCAGGCTAGCGAGTTCACGGTGTCTGAACTCATTATGGGGGAACAATGGCTACCTTCAACTGGAGTAGCCTTTGTTCCTGGATTAGGGAACTAA